The segment GTCGTGTGAATTCCGGACGCATTTTTCGATTTGGAAATCGAGTCTCACGATTCATGCTGTGTCAATTGTGAGGGTCACGCTTGCTACATCTAGCGGTCACCGTTTTCACTCATTGAGCGGTAAGTTCCAGACTTGAGCTAACGTGAACTCTGGCAGCCATTTCGCAGATGTTGCGAACCGCTTCCATGCAGGCGTTCAGGTCCGATTCCTTGGCGGCGGTTTCCAGCACCAGTCCGGGTTCGCCAAGCGACGCGTATCCGGCGGATCCACTGGCTCCTTTGAGCCAATGTCCGAGTGCAAACAGCTGCTCGAAGTCCTGTTCGACCAAAGCGTTGACCATCGATTCGACTTTCGCGCCAAGGTTGCTAACGAAGAGCTTCGCAACGTAGACAAAGTCTTCGTCGTCCATCGGCAGCGAAGATCCAATGAGCTCAGCGTCCGCTGGCAGAAGTGATTCCATGACCGGTGGTGATTCCGGTTTGGGCTGCGGAGCTGTCGACGTCGGCGGTTCTGCTGCTAACTTTGGCGGTTTATCCAGCGGCACCGTTGCCGTTGCGGTTGTTGGTGTGGCCGCTTCCCCCGAAGTCGCTGTTGTTTCACTTGGCGAAATCGTCGGCAACTCAGTCGTCGGCGATTCGTCAGCTACAGGCTGCAGCGCCGATTCGATTGCTTGCAACGCCGCGTTGAAAGATTGTTCAACGCTTGTCGGTTCCGGTTGGGAAACAGGCGCCGGCGGTTGGAGCTGCGGCTGCGGTTGGAGTTCAGGTTGCGCCTTTGGCTGCGGCCGCAGTTTCTTGGCTGGTTCTTTCTTTGCCGTGCTTACTCGTCCCGTCACAGCGACGGAAAGTTCAGTCAGCAAGCGTTCGCGGTTGATCGGTTTTGCCAGAAACCCGCTGCATCCCGCGTCAAGACATTGCTTCTTGTCCTCGGCCATTGCGTTGGCCGTCAATGCAATGATTGGCAGGCGATGCCCTTGTTTACGCAGCAACTTCGTCGCCTCGAACCCGTCCATCACTGGCATGTGCATGTCCATCAGTACAACGTCGAAATGTTCCGAGTTTACTTTTTGGACAGCGATCTCACCGTTTTCTGCCGTTTCGAAATCAGCATTTGCTTTACGCAAGTAAACTGAAACAAGTCGCCGGTTTGTGTCGCCATCGTCAACGATGAGAACCTTCATCGGCGGCAATTCAATTTCTCTGTCTGTATTTGCTTTGGTCTTCGCGACAACTTGGGAGTCACGTTCACTGACCAGGTCGACGCCTGAAATATCACCGATGTCAACCATCAAGTTAAATGAGCTACCTTCGCCAGGCGTACTGTCGACGGTAACACTTCCCCCCATCTTTTCGGCCAGCTCTTTACAGATCGCAAGGCCCAAACCTGTGCCTCCGAAGCGACGCGTGATTGATGTATCGGCTTGGGAGAATGGCTGGAAGATCTTTCGCTTCGCTTCCTTGCTCATCCCGATCCCGGTGTCCTGAACGCGAATGCTGAGCATCGTCGATTTTCGGTTTCGAACCACGTCGGTGCGAATAGTCACGCCGCCTTCGTCTGTAAATTTGATAGCGTTGCCGACCAGATTAATGATGGACTGACGAAGGCGGACAGCGTCAGCCTGAATTTTGACAGGCATTGCGCTGCCGTACTCACATCGCAAGTAGATGTTTTTCTCGTCGGCCTTGATTTTCAGGACAGCGACGACATCTCGCATCATTGCGAAAACAGATACAGGCGTTCGCTCAAGCTCCATCTGGCCCGACTCAATTTTCGAAAGGTCGAGGATGTCGTTAATCAACGCCAGAAGGTGCTCTCCCGAGTTGTGGATGGTTGTCAGATGATTCTGTCGCGTGTTCGGGTCTTCCTCCAGATTGTCCCGCAATACTTCCGCGTAGCCCAAAATCGCGTTCATTGGTGTTCGGATTTCGTGGCTCATGCGTGCCAGGAATTCGCTCTTCGCTTTATTCGCATTGTCAGCCGTTTGTTTCGCTCTGGCCAAATCCACTTTGTGTCGCTCAAGATCAGTCACGTCCTCGAACGAAGTCAGGACGCCGACGTAGTCACCTTTGGCACCAACGATCGGCGACGAGTTTGCGATCAAAGTCATCTTTTTGCCGCTATGATTTGGCAGCTGCAGCAGCGTCCCGGCGATCGGGCTTCCGCTACGCATGGCTTTCTCCCACGGCATTGTCAAATTCGCTGACGCCCGGGCAACACTATCCCACGTTGAAGTCCCTGCCGCGTTGCCGCGCGACCACGGAAGCGTCTTGGGGTCAGCGCCAATCAGACGCCGCGACTCACAGCCGATCCATGTGGAGAACGCGTCGTTGGCCAGTCGGATCCTGCCCTTGGAGTCGGTGAGAATCAGTCCTTCGGTCAGTGTGTTGAGAGCCTCTTCCACGTGCCGCGGCACGGCTTCGGAGGGGTCGAGTTGTTTGAGTACTTTGCCCAGGTAGTACGCGAAAGCGACAACACAAAGGATTGAAACGAGAGCCAGGTAGAGATACTTCGGGCTAAGCCAACTCGCCGTGGGGCGATCTGCAAACACCGGTTTAAATCGAACCTCCAGTTGTCCCCATTTCTGTGCCCCAGCCTTCATGGGCACCGCGATATGAGTCTCAACAGGACGATTGGTTTCGTCGGCTTGCCAGTTATTTTTGTGGTCGCCGGATGAAACTTCGATGCGCCCGGTGCGCGACCTGAGAGCCGCCGAGATGATGTCGTCGTTACGTTCCACGATTGCGTCAAGTGTGCGCTCAATCGATTTGTATTCTTGCTTGTTCAATAAAACCGAAGATTGAATCGCCAACGAACTGGAGAGTTGTCCGCGGCCTCGCATCACCGCGGCGCGCTCGTCCGGCGCGATGCCGGTTGCCCCGGCCAGCGACATGATGCTGACCAGAAGGCAGATGAGGCCAAAGGTTACCTGGTACTTGATGGGGATGTTCTTCATCGTGCTTTCGATGCCGTTTGAGTTTTGCTTTGTTCTTCGTCCGCGAGGGGTTGCGGATCGGAGTCATCAGGTTTTGAAATAATCGTTTCCAGCGATTCCGTTTCTTCGTCGGATTCTTCTTCCGGTTTCGACAGCACAGCCAGCATGTCCAACGACGTCCATGCGGGAAGCTGTGACAGGAGTCCGAGCAACAATTGGCCTCCCCGGATCAACCACGCGAGGTAGCCTGCCGTAAAGATCGATGCGATCGAGGCAATGGTTCCGACGGCAATCTGAGGCAGGGCTGCTTCGTTTCGGATTCGATTGTCAAGGGTGTCGAGTTCGCTCCACAGATCCTGCAACTCGGCTTCATCGTCTTCACGAACAAGCTGCGCCGACTCCATCGCAAGCTTCTTGGCTTCGGCATAGACATCGTCGAACAAGTCTGTCGAATCGATGTCGCGATAGTACTGATTCGCTTCAAACCGATCTCCGAGGTCCAAATCCGCAAGGACTTTTGACTGGAAATTGATCAGCGAACCTGCTTTTCGTGCGTTGTCGTATACAACATTGCGATCTGCCGACGGAGGTGGGACTAGTAACAGTTGCGTCGTCGCATCTGCTTCGTCCGTCGACTCCTCGGCAGGCTTCGAAATGACGTCCGTGCCTGCTTCAAATGGATTTGGATTGTCCACCGTTGCCCCCACGAACTCCAGATTGCTGGCGTTGATGGAGACAGGTGACAACGCATTGAATTTCGCGTCATCGATCGAGCTGGCCGTCACAGAGATCGTGAATTCGGTGTCGCCATCGTCCTCAAAGTCATTCTCGCCAGTAACCGAAATCGATTGAGGCGTATTCCAGTTGTCGGGAGTAAACAGAATTGATGTCGCCGACAAGAATGCCTCTGCCGTATCGGAAACCGAAAGGTCGACCAGAACGTCTGCCGTTGGCTGGCTATTGAGCCTGACGACAAACTCGTCTTCGACACCGTTCTCGCTGGTGAATAATTGAGTTGTTGATACGACGATTCCCGCGCTGTCGTCGTCAACGTTCGTTAGAACAACCTGTTCGGTTTCAAGGTTTTCATATTTCAGGTCGCTGCTATCCGCGGCGCTCAAATTGATCGAGTAAGTTTGATTGCCGTCGTCGATCCGTTCATCGACTCCCGTGACTGTCACCGTTTGAGGTTGCGACCAGTCGTCGGGCGTGAACTGTAGCTGCATCGTCGATGTAATTCCTTCAGACACATCGCTGCTGGATACGCTCACCGAGACGATGCCCGCAGGGGCGCCGAGCAAGACGACTTCGAATGTTGCAGTGCCTCCAGATTCCGTGGTAACCAACGAAGACGTCGGCGTGATGGAGATGCCAAATTGCTTGACTTCGATCTCAAGATTAGCCGAATCAAGCGAGTATGGAGTTGTTCCGCCTGCTGTTGAAACGTCGATTTGAACGGTCGAAGCGCCACTAAAAGATCCGCTGTAGCTGCTGTCAATCGCAACAAACTCCAATGGCGTCGGCGATCCGGCAAAGCCAGCGGCAGGTAGGAACCGGACGATTGTGTCGGCGGAAATCGCGACAGCGGCGGCTTCGTTCGACAGCCCAATGTTTTGCCACATGTCGCCGGTCGAATCGAAGTACTGCCATTGGCCTTCGGCGAGCGTCGCGTTGTTCTGGATGACTGCGATGCCCGACAGCGTGTCGCCGTCGATGTCAGAGAACAGGGCGTCGGCAAAATCACGGACGCTTTCCCCGGCTGGATCTGAATCGCGAAAGACGTCCGGTAAAATCCCATTGCCAAGGAGTGTCGGCGCATCGTTTTCGGATACAACGCGGACTGTGAATTGGTCGAGTGCCGAAAACTCGCCATCATCGGCAACGATGTCGAGTGTGAAGTCTCCGAACTGGTCGTCAAGAAGATCAATCACAAGCGAATTGCCGACGATTTGTGCAGAAGCGATCGTCGGGTCCGAGTTGTTTGACAAGGTTAGGTTCAGCGTGTCCAAATCGACATCGGTGAATACGTTCGACAGGTCGAGCGTCAGGTCCGAATCGTCTTCGGTTGCAACAATGTCAGCGATCGGGTTTGCGACAACCGGTGCTTCGTTGACATCGGTTACGTCCAACGTGTGGCTGTCAGAATCTTCCGTGCCGCTGCCAATCGATGGATCGTCCACAGAAACGGTGACTTCGAGAGTTGCCGTTGTTTCGTGATCGAGGCTGGAGCCAGATCGCAGAAACAGCTCCGTGCCGACGATTTCGAAAAGGCTGGCGTCTGCTCCAGAAAGCGACAGGCTTTCGCTACCCAACGCGTCGTCAGTGATGACGATGTCCGCGATTTTCGTTCGCGATGTCGTGTCCTCGGGAACTCCGGCACGTTTGTTAACTAAAGTAACGGCAGGTAATTCGTTGACGTCGAGAACGCTTAATACATGCGAAGCCGTATCTTCGACGCCACTGCCGATCGTCGGATCGTCTACCTCAACAGTGACTTGCAGGTCAGCAAGTGATTCAAAATCGAGGCTCACGTTTGATTTGAGGAATAGTTCCGTTCCAATAATTTCGAACAGGCTGGTGTCCCGACCTGACAACGAAAGCGTTTCGGTTCCGAGTGCATCATCGGCGATTTGGATGTCC is part of the Mariniblastus fucicola genome and harbors:
- a CDS encoding response regulator, with product MKNIPIKYQVTFGLICLLVSIMSLAGATGIAPDERAAVMRGRGQLSSSLAIQSSVLLNKQEYKSIERTLDAIVERNDDIISAALRSRTGRIEVSSGDHKNNWQADETNRPVETHIAVPMKAGAQKWGQLEVRFKPVFADRPTASWLSPKYLYLALVSILCVVAFAYYLGKVLKQLDPSEAVPRHVEEALNTLTEGLILTDSKGRIRLANDAFSTWIGCESRRLIGADPKTLPWSRGNAAGTSTWDSVARASANLTMPWEKAMRSGSPIAGTLLQLPNHSGKKMTLIANSSPIVGAKGDYVGVLTSFEDVTDLERHKVDLARAKQTADNANKAKSEFLARMSHEIRTPMNAILGYAEVLRDNLEEDPNTRQNHLTTIHNSGEHLLALINDILDLSKIESGQMELERTPVSVFAMMRDVVAVLKIKADEKNIYLRCEYGSAMPVKIQADAVRLRQSIINLVGNAIKFTDEGGVTIRTDVVRNRKSTMLSIRVQDTGIGMSKEAKRKIFQPFSQADTSITRRFGGTGLGLAICKELAEKMGGSVTVDSTPGEGSSFNLMVDIGDISGVDLVSERDSQVVAKTKANTDREIELPPMKVLIVDDGDTNRRLVSVYLRKANADFETAENGEIAVQKVNSEHFDVVLMDMHMPVMDGFEATKLLRKQGHRLPIIALTANAMAEDKKQCLDAGCSGFLAKPINRERLLTELSVAVTGRVSTAKKEPAKKLRPQPKAQPELQPQPQLQPPAPVSQPEPTSVEQSFNAALQAIESALQPVADESPTTELPTISPSETTATSGEAATPTTATATVPLDKPPKLAAEPPTSTAPQPKPESPPVMESLLPADAELIGSSLPMDDEDFVYVAKLFVSNLGAKVESMVNALVEQDFEQLFALGHWLKGASGSAGYASLGEPGLVLETAAKESDLNACMEAVRNICEMAARVHVSSSLELTAQ